From a single Nicotiana tomentosiformis chromosome 2, ASM39032v3, whole genome shotgun sequence genomic region:
- the LOC138905670 gene encoding uncharacterized protein — protein sequence MPRDSFSTPVYVSTHVGDSIVVDRVYRSSVVSIGSFETRVDLLPLDMVDFDIILIMDRLSPYHAILDCCAKMVTLSMPRLPRLEWMGTPDHSTSRVISYMKARHMVEKGCLTYFAYIRAPSAEVPSMDSVPVVREFLEVFPTDSPGIPSGSYLDGVSIFLV from the coding sequence atgcctcgtgattcttttagtactcctgtctatgtgtccactcatgtgggagattctattgtagtagatcgtgtttatcgctcgTCTGTGGTTTCTATCGGGAGCTTTGAGACTAGGGTAGACCTTTTAcctcttgatatggtggactttgatattatcttgATAATGGAtaggctgtcaccttatcatgctattttggactgttGTGCTAAGATGGTGACCTTATCCATGCCAAGATTGCCCCGATTAGAGTGGATGGGGACTCCTGAccattctactagcagggttatttcttatatgaaagctcgacatatggtcgagaagggatgtctaacATATTTTGCCTATATCCGTGCTCccagtgcagaggttccttccatggattcagtaccagttgtgcgcGAGTTTCTAgaggtatttcctacagattCACCGGGGATACCCTCAGGTTCTTACTTGGATGGTGTTTCaatcttccttgtatga
- the LOC104094823 gene encoding non-specific lipid-transfer protein 2-like translates to MKTSTFLAMFLVLTLVLQGEFQASEAVTCSASQLSECVGAVTSSQAPSSACCSKMREQQPCLCGYMKDPSLRQYVNSPNARRVANACGVAVPSC, encoded by the coding sequence ATGAAGACTTCTACTTTTCTTGCAATGTTCTTGGTCTTAACGTTGGTTCTCCAAGGGGAATTTCAGGCGAGCGAGGCAGTGACATGCAGTGCCTCGCAGCTAAGTGAGTGTGTGGGGGCGGTGACGTCGTCACAGGCACCATCTTCGGCATGTTGCAGCAAAATGAGGGAGCAACAGCCTTGTCTGTGTGGATACATGAAGGATCCCAGCCTGAGACAATATGTCAATAGTCCTAATGCTAGAAGGGTTGCTAACGCCTGTGGAGTTGCCGTTCCTAGTTGTTAG